In the genome of Pseudomonas sp. LBUM920, one region contains:
- the sctL gene encoding type III secretion system stator protein SctL, with translation MFCAHTIELNTPAHELPTALIPREMLSEYTQARQLLEHAETQAQTRISQAQAQCKKILESASDEFWQRANTQLHRWESERQAMLASLEQVASSVISAAIRTLLEETVPVQRLTTLLNKLLEAQLPTVEAHLVCNPLDREHVELWLNLHSSVPWTLRVEDGIAAQSLLLETEDGGFHINWAHALDNLVAIPPLAKSSDNVAG, from the coding sequence ATGTTTTGCGCCCACACGATTGAGCTGAACACCCCCGCCCACGAACTGCCCACGGCCCTGATCCCCAGGGAAATGCTGTCTGAATACACCCAGGCCCGTCAGCTGTTGGAACACGCAGAAACTCAAGCACAAACGCGCATCAGCCAGGCCCAGGCGCAATGCAAAAAAATACTCGAAAGTGCCAGTGATGAGTTCTGGCAACGCGCCAATACCCAGCTGCATCGCTGGGAGTCAGAGCGCCAGGCAATGCTGGCAAGTTTGGAACAGGTCGCCAGCTCAGTCATCAGCGCGGCCATTCGAACCCTGCTGGAGGAGACTGTGCCTGTTCAACGCCTCACAACACTGCTCAACAAATTGCTGGAGGCTCAACTGCCCACCGTTGAGGCGCACCTGGTGTGCAATCCGCTGGACCGTGAACACGTCGAGCTATGGCTCAATCTTCACAGCAGCGTGCCCTGGACGCTTCGAGTCGAAGACGGAATCGCCGCCCAGTCGCTGCTGCTTGAGACGGAAGATGGCGGGTTTCACATCAACTGGGCGCATGCCCTGGACAACCTGGTGGCGATTCCACCCTTGGCCAAATCAAGTGACAACGTTGCTGGGTAA
- the ychF gene encoding redox-regulated ATPase YchF, whose protein sequence is MGFNCGIVGLPNVGKSTLFNALTKSGIAAENFPFCTIEPNSGIVAMPDPRLQELAAIVNPKRILPTTMEFVDIAGLVAGASKGEGLGNKFLANIRETDAIAHVVRCFEDENVIHVSNSVDPKRDIEIIDLELIFADLDSCEKQLQKVARNAKGGDKDAVVQKGLLEQLIAHFTLGKPARSLMKSMNADEKAVIKGFHLLTTKPVMYIANVAEDGFENNPLLDVVKAIAEEEGAIVVPVCNKIEAEIAELDDGEEKDMFLEALGLEEPGLNRVIRAGYEMLHLQTYFTAGVEEVRAWTVKVGATAPQAAGVIHTDFEKGFIRAEVIAYNDFIQYKGEAGTKEAGKWRLEGKEYIVKDGDVMHFRFNV, encoded by the coding sequence ATGGGATTCAATTGCGGCATCGTCGGCCTGCCCAACGTCGGCAAATCCACCCTGTTCAACGCCTTGACCAAGTCCGGTATTGCGGCGGAGAACTTCCCCTTCTGCACCATCGAACCCAACAGCGGTATCGTGGCCATGCCGGACCCGCGCCTGCAGGAGTTGGCGGCTATCGTCAATCCAAAGCGCATCCTGCCGACCACCATGGAATTCGTCGACATCGCAGGCCTGGTGGCCGGCGCGTCGAAAGGTGAAGGCCTGGGCAACAAGTTCCTGGCCAACATCCGTGAAACCGATGCCATCGCCCACGTGGTCCGCTGCTTTGAAGACGAGAACGTGATTCACGTCTCCAACAGCGTCGACCCGAAACGCGACATCGAAATCATCGACCTGGAACTGATCTTCGCCGACCTCGACAGCTGCGAGAAACAACTGCAGAAAGTCGCGCGTAACGCCAAGGGCGGCGACAAGGATGCCGTGGTTCAGAAAGGCCTGCTGGAGCAATTGATCGCTCACTTCACCCTGGGCAAGCCAGCGCGCAGCCTGATGAAGAGCATGAATGCCGATGAAAAAGCGGTGATCAAAGGCTTCCACCTGCTGACCACCAAGCCGGTGATGTACATCGCCAACGTCGCTGAAGACGGCTTTGAGAACAACCCCTTGCTCGACGTGGTCAAGGCCATCGCCGAGGAAGAAGGCGCGATCGTGGTGCCAGTGTGCAACAAGATCGAGGCCGAAATTGCCGAGCTGGATGACGGCGAAGAAAAAGACATGTTCCTCGAGGCGTTGGGCCTGGAAGAGCCTGGCTTGAACCGTGTGATCCGCGCCGGCTACGAAATGCTGCACCTGCAGACTTACTTCACCGCCGGTGTCGAAGAAGTCCGCGCCTGGACCGTCAAGGTCGGCGCTACCGCGCCACAGGCTGCCGGCGTGATCCACACCGACTTCGAAAAAGGCTTTATCCGTGCCGAAGTCATCGCCTACAACGACTTCATTCAGTACAAGGGTGAAGCCGGTACCAAGGAAGCCGGTAAGTGGCGCCTTGAAGGCAAGGAATACATCGTCAAAGATGGCGACGTCATGCACTTCCGTTTCAACGTATAA
- the sctC gene encoding type III secretion system outer membrane ring subunit SctC produces the protein MYSKINKHTGLRLNSPAALAKRAHWRCLLALPLLLAPLHSPLAAIPSEWKNTAYAYEAEHKPLRDVLEDFAQTFGTQLQVDGLLEGIVNGKIRANTPQSLLDRLGVEHRFQWYLYNNTLYISTLDLQESARLEVSSETVADLKRALTDIGLLDSRFGWGELPDDGVVLVSGPKRYIEQIKQFSSQRKSPDEKQSVLSYPLKFANAGDRQIDYRGEKIVIPGVASMLRGLLEPRATSSLSTLTPRPFASQPSPITPNFARLSNPMLGQMFGQTADPGQLASGATLTPRAPVSAGKIRVEADVRNNAVLIYDLPERQVMYRELITQLDVARKMVEIDAIILDIERSQLREFGVNWGNSHFSSDMRMAPGSSSQLSIENRDRFFAKIRALEQRGLATMVSNPSVLTLENQPSVIDFNRTQYLTAGTEVATILPITVGTSLQVIPRVITTRGTHQVHLMVDIEDGNFDESNPDRIGPDVRRGNVSTQAVMAEKRSLVVGGFHVTESTDKRNKVPLLGDIPLLGKALFSSSERQNNRRERLFILTPRVIGDQADPSRYLPQEDQVELQAALKPLARRYAEHPPVIKRSDITSTLANLVTGQVPLAFKAAPMPLGLDTLCNTRDLLAMNPERSQWYAGPQFNVAVVVVRNQIKRNVRIDEKECSNSQTLAVTVWPRAWLKPGEEAEVFIAMRPVVKDEHIGVPRPSLITPTQKKVAP, from the coding sequence ATGTATAGCAAGATCAACAAGCACACTGGCTTGCGTTTAAACTCGCCCGCGGCTCTGGCAAAACGCGCCCACTGGCGTTGTTTGCTTGCGCTGCCCTTGTTGTTGGCGCCGCTGCACAGCCCCCTCGCCGCCATCCCATCCGAATGGAAAAACACCGCCTACGCCTATGAAGCCGAGCATAAGCCCCTGCGGGATGTGCTGGAGGACTTCGCCCAGACGTTTGGCACGCAACTGCAAGTCGACGGTCTGCTGGAGGGCATCGTAAATGGCAAGATACGCGCCAATACTCCGCAGTCGTTACTCGACAGGCTGGGCGTTGAACACCGTTTTCAGTGGTACTTGTACAACAACACCCTCTACATCAGCACCCTGGACCTGCAAGAGTCCGCGCGCCTGGAGGTTTCTTCCGAGACCGTCGCCGACCTCAAGCGGGCCCTGACCGATATCGGCTTGCTCGACAGTCGTTTCGGCTGGGGTGAACTGCCCGATGACGGGGTGGTGCTGGTCTCCGGACCCAAGCGCTACATCGAACAGATCAAGCAATTCAGCAGCCAGCGTAAATCACCCGACGAAAAACAAAGCGTGCTCAGCTACCCGCTTAAATTCGCCAACGCGGGAGATCGCCAGATCGATTACCGCGGCGAAAAAATAGTCATCCCTGGCGTTGCCAGCATGCTGCGGGGCTTATTGGAGCCGCGGGCGACGTCATCCCTGTCGACGCTTACCCCGCGCCCCTTTGCCTCACAGCCCTCGCCCATCACGCCGAACTTTGCGCGGTTGAGCAATCCCATGCTCGGGCAAATGTTCGGCCAGACAGCGGACCCAGGCCAGTTGGCCTCTGGCGCCACGCTCACCCCGCGCGCTCCGGTGTCGGCAGGCAAAATCCGCGTAGAGGCCGACGTGCGCAACAACGCCGTCCTGATCTACGACCTCCCGGAACGGCAGGTCATGTACCGAGAGCTGATTACCCAGCTCGACGTGGCGCGCAAAATGGTGGAAATCGACGCAATCATCCTCGACATAGAGCGCTCTCAACTGCGCGAATTCGGGGTCAACTGGGGCAACAGCCATTTCAGCAGCGACATGAGAATGGCCCCTGGGAGTTCATCGCAGCTGTCGATCGAAAACCGTGACCGCTTCTTTGCCAAGATACGCGCCCTGGAGCAGCGCGGCCTGGCAACCATGGTGTCCAACCCCTCGGTGCTCACCCTGGAAAACCAGCCCTCGGTCATTGACTTCAACCGCACCCAATACCTGACCGCAGGCACGGAGGTCGCGACGATCCTGCCGATTACGGTCGGTACCAGCCTGCAAGTGATACCCAGGGTGATTACCACCCGTGGCACTCATCAGGTGCACCTCATGGTGGATATCGAGGACGGCAACTTCGATGAATCCAACCCGGATCGCATCGGCCCCGACGTGCGCCGGGGCAATGTCAGCACCCAGGCGGTAATGGCGGAAAAACGCTCGCTGGTGGTCGGTGGTTTCCATGTCACCGAAAGCACCGACAAGCGCAACAAGGTTCCGCTGCTGGGCGACATACCGTTGCTGGGCAAGGCGCTGTTTTCCTCCAGCGAACGTCAGAACAACCGCCGCGAGCGTTTGTTCATCCTGACGCCACGCGTCATCGGCGATCAGGCGGACCCTTCACGGTATTTGCCGCAGGAAGATCAAGTGGAGCTGCAGGCCGCACTCAAGCCCCTGGCCAGGCGTTACGCCGAACACCCGCCGGTTATCAAGCGCAGTGACATCACCAGCACCCTGGCCAATCTGGTGACCGGGCAAGTGCCCCTGGCCTTTAAGGCGGCACCGATGCCATTGGGCCTGGACACCTTGTGCAACACCCGCGATCTACTGGCCATGAACCCCGAGCGCAGCCAGTGGTACGCCGGCCCGCAGTTCAATGTGGCGGTGGTGGTGGTGCGCAATCAGATCAAGCGCAATGTGCGTATCGACGAAAAGGAGTGCAGCAATTCGCAGACCCTGGCCGTCACGGTATGGCCACGTGCCTGGCTCAAACCGGGTGAAGAAGCCGAGGTCTTTATCGCCATGCGCCCGGTGGTGAAGGATGAACACATCGGCGTGCCCCGCCCTTCCTTGATCACTCCCACTCAGAAGAAGGTCGCCCCATGA
- the sctJ gene encoding type III secretion system inner membrane ring lipoprotein SctJ, producing the protein MYRRLTAPFLFSLALMLSGCGDSVELHRNISEQEANEVIAELADKQIRAQKVPGKDGVAVRVKASDISRAVRTLDAAGLPKTARSTLGDIFRKEGVISTPLEERARYIYALSQELESTLSNIDGVIVARVHVVLPERVAPGEPVQPASASVFIKHDPRLDPDNINPRVRRLVASSIPGMASAIDNTTKLTVIFVPATAYTEQQQLTYLGPFLVPEQDLGFWRASLIAPLIIALSAGIAWLFWRRRKVFTPTPQTAPAHAHE; encoded by the coding sequence ATGTACCGCCGCCTAACCGCCCCATTCTTGTTTTCATTAGCGTTGATGCTGTCCGGTTGCGGTGACAGCGTAGAGCTTCATCGCAATATTTCTGAGCAGGAAGCCAACGAAGTCATCGCGGAGCTGGCAGACAAGCAAATCCGGGCCCAGAAGGTGCCCGGCAAAGACGGGGTCGCTGTTCGGGTCAAGGCAAGTGACATCAGCCGAGCTGTGCGTACCCTGGATGCGGCGGGGCTGCCCAAAACGGCCCGCTCGACGCTGGGGGATATCTTTCGCAAGGAAGGCGTCATCTCCACCCCGCTGGAAGAGCGCGCACGCTACATCTACGCGCTGTCCCAGGAACTGGAATCGACCTTATCCAACATAGACGGTGTGATCGTCGCGCGTGTGCATGTGGTACTGCCTGAACGCGTCGCGCCAGGCGAGCCGGTACAGCCGGCGTCCGCCTCGGTTTTCATCAAGCACGACCCGCGACTGGACCCGGACAATATCAATCCGCGCGTGCGCAGACTGGTGGCCAGCAGCATCCCGGGCATGGCCTCGGCCATAGACAACACGACAAAACTGACCGTCATTTTTGTACCGGCCACCGCCTACACCGAGCAGCAACAGCTGACCTACCTCGGCCCTTTTCTGGTGCCCGAGCAAGACCTTGGTTTCTGGCGCGCCAGCCTGATTGCGCCGCTGATCATCGCTCTGTCAGCAGGCATTGCCTGGCTGTTCTGGCGCCGCAGAAAAGTCTTCACACCCACCCCGCAAACCGCGCCGGCACACGCCCATGAGTGA
- the pth gene encoding aminoacyl-tRNA hydrolase, whose protein sequence is MTAIKLIVGLGNPGAEYEQTRHNAGALFVERIAHAQGVNLVADRKYFGLTGRFSHQGQDVRLLIPTTYMNRSGQAVAALAGFFRIKPEEILVAHDELDLPPGVAKLKLGGGHGGHNGLRDIIAQLGNQNNFYRLRLGIGHPGVASMVSNFVLGRAPRAEQEKLDASIDFALGVLPDIFAGEWNRAMKNLHSQKA, encoded by the coding sequence GTGACTGCCATTAAACTGATCGTTGGCCTGGGAAATCCAGGCGCCGAATACGAACAGACCCGGCATAACGCGGGGGCCCTTTTTGTTGAGCGTATCGCCCACGCCCAAGGCGTAAACCTTGTGGCCGATCGCAAATATTTCGGCCTGACCGGACGCTTTTCGCATCAAGGTCAGGATGTTCGTCTGCTGATTCCCACCACCTACATGAACCGCAGCGGCCAAGCCGTCGCGGCGCTTGCGGGCTTCTTCCGGATCAAACCCGAAGAAATCCTGGTGGCCCATGACGAACTGGACCTGCCACCCGGCGTTGCCAAACTCAAATTAGGCGGCGGGCATGGCGGGCACAATGGCCTGCGCGACATCATCGCGCAGCTGGGCAATCAGAATAATTTTTACCGTCTGCGGCTCGGCATTGGCCACCCAGGCGTTGCCAGTATGGTTTCAAATTTCGTCCTGGGTCGTGCGCCACGCGCCGAACAGGAAAAACTCGATGCCAGCATCGACTTTGCCCTCGGCGTGCTGCCGGATATCTTCGCCGGTGAATGGAACCGTGCGATGAAAAACCTGCACAGCCAGAAGGCCTGA
- a CDS encoding type III secretion protein, whose translation MSDDLSWVTWWAFPWKNAHIDWLTQTGFVEATALSRAYHRRVSSLFDIAPELAPPTSPALLQWVLSSAQQRDLALTLVNAVYNAPHDGRLNQEQLLWCQRLAKALPTGSTPVDVDDPLHYLRAWVAPNVWQRLRLNFARPRVLTLEQHPRLADTHGRLDTLWKATIWRATSTAVDDAPPAPRENPDHVLRPHD comes from the coding sequence ATGAGTGACGACCTCAGCTGGGTAACATGGTGGGCTTTCCCCTGGAAAAACGCCCACATCGACTGGCTCACGCAAACGGGTTTTGTGGAAGCCACAGCGCTCTCACGCGCCTATCATCGCCGCGTGAGCAGCCTGTTCGACATCGCGCCCGAGCTTGCCCCTCCCACGTCTCCAGCCCTCCTCCAATGGGTGTTGAGCAGCGCGCAACAACGCGACCTCGCACTGACACTGGTTAATGCGGTGTACAACGCGCCCCACGACGGCCGGTTGAATCAAGAGCAGCTGCTGTGGTGCCAGCGCCTGGCCAAGGCACTGCCCACGGGCTCAACACCGGTGGACGTCGACGACCCATTGCACTACCTGCGCGCGTGGGTCGCGCCCAATGTCTGGCAGCGGCTACGGCTGAATTTTGCTCGCCCAAGGGTGCTCACGTTAGAGCAGCATCCTCGACTGGCAGACACACACGGCCGGTTGGATACCCTGTGGAAAGCCACGATCTGGCGCGCAACCTCCACCGCTGTCGATGATGCGCCGCCCGCCCCTCGCGAGAACCCCGACCATGTTTTGCGCCCACACGATTGA
- a CDS encoding sigma 54-interacting transcriptional regulator: protein MSDAYHREVETDISISDSSGIENTLNSTASLNIDILLLGETGTGKDTLAQRVHRLSGRRGNFIAVNCAAIPESLAESQLFGVNSGAYTGAVQSRAGFVEAAHLGTLYLDEVDSMPLSLQAKLLRVLESRGVERLGSTRFIPVDMRVIASAQQSLHHMVELGTFRRDLYFRLNVVSLELPALRHQRERIIPLFMKMVREEAEHFKCTVPSVPGQLLQQLLCHAWLGNIRELRSSAKRFVLGLPPFSTPMSNPHDGKLSLKERLQQIEKALIEESLRRNDHCVDITAFELGVAKRTLYHRIKQLDL, encoded by the coding sequence ATGTCGGATGCCTACCATAGGGAAGTTGAAACGGACATCTCAATCAGTGACAGCTCAGGTATTGAAAACACCCTTAACAGCACAGCATCACTCAATATCGACATTCTGCTACTCGGTGAAACCGGCACCGGGAAAGACACTTTGGCCCAACGGGTCCATCGCTTGTCGGGGCGGCGCGGTAACTTCATTGCCGTGAACTGCGCCGCTATCCCGGAAAGCCTCGCGGAGAGCCAATTGTTCGGGGTCAACAGCGGCGCCTATACCGGGGCCGTGCAATCGCGGGCCGGCTTTGTCGAAGCGGCTCATCTGGGCACCTTGTACCTTGATGAGGTCGACAGCATGCCATTGAGCCTGCAGGCCAAACTGCTGCGGGTGCTGGAGTCGCGGGGCGTGGAGCGTCTAGGTTCAACCCGCTTCATCCCGGTAGACATGCGCGTTATTGCCTCGGCTCAGCAGTCACTGCACCACATGGTCGAATTGGGCACCTTCAGGCGTGACCTGTACTTTCGCCTGAATGTGGTCAGCCTCGAACTTCCGGCCTTGCGCCACCAGCGGGAGCGCATCATTCCGCTGTTCATGAAGATGGTCCGGGAAGAAGCCGAGCACTTCAAATGCACCGTACCGTCTGTTCCCGGCCAGCTATTGCAACAACTACTGTGCCACGCCTGGCTGGGCAATATTCGCGAATTACGTTCGTCCGCCAAGCGCTTCGTTCTGGGCCTGCCACCGTTCTCTACGCCCATGAGCAACCCGCACGACGGAAAGCTGAGCCTGAAGGAACGCCTGCAACAAATCGAAAAAGCACTGATTGAAGAGTCGTTGCGGCGCAATGATCATTGTGTCGATATCACCGCATTTGAATTAGGTGTCGCCAAACGCACGCTCTACCACCGAATCAAACAACTCGACCTATAA